ACCTGCTCGAGAGTAGCTCAGAAGGAGCATTTATTTATAAATGGGATTTGGGCAATGGTACTGTAATCACAGGAAGCAAGACAGATACCGCTTTTTTTGAAAGTAAAGGAGTCTATACCGTCAGCCTGACTGTGGTGAGTGCCGGAGGTCAGTCGACCACCGAGCAGCAGGTGACTGTGGAGGCGGATGCTTCCACCGGGGTGAATGTGCTCCTGGGTAGTGAGATGGACGACGAGAGTGCCTGGACTTTTACCTCCACAGGAAGTACTATGACTTCCTACACGTTTAGTGACGGCAAGTTGATTCTCTCCAATGGAACTGAGGTGGCCCAAACCAATATTGCGGTTTGGCAGGAAGTTGAGCTCACAGGAGGAACTGACTATCAGTTTTCGGCATCAGCTTCCGGGTCAGGGATGACCAACTCCTGGGTGGAGGTTTTACTTCTGGATGAAGAGCCTCAGGAAGGAGTGGATCCAAGTGCCACACCAATTGCCGGACTCAATACCTGGACAGGCTGTGGTGGCGATGCCTTCGATGGTAAATTACCAGCTATTTCCTGCATAGGCGATGGAAAGGTGAGTGTTGCCGAGGATGGTACTTATTATCTGCTGATAAAAGTAGGTAGCTGGGACGGAAACCTCGGAACCACCGGGTTGATATTGGATGATGTCGTCTTGGTTGGCCTTGATACT
This Marinoscillum sp. 108 DNA region includes the following protein-coding sequences:
- a CDS encoding PKD domain-containing protein, yielding MKIIRSILYSGVLVMLLTSCFPEDEDLSLGEIVEAAFTITDISTSEMRNTYLLESSSEGAFIYKWDLGNGTVITGSKTDTAFFESKGVYTVSLTVVSAGGQSTTEQQVTVEADASTGVNVLLGSEMDDESAWTFTSTGSTMTSYTFSDGKLILSNGTEVAQTNIAVWQEVELTGGTDYQFSASASGSGMTNSWVEVLLLDEEPQEGVDPSATPIAGLNTWTGCGGDAFDGKLPAISCIGDGKVSVAEDGTYYLLIKVGSWDGNLGTTGLILDDVVLVGLDTTPLVEGDNILVGSNMEDENVWTVTNVGLTLTTVEFVDGVMKFTNGSEPAQTNVGVWQAVDVEAGQKYRLKATVVDPGATGSWIEFYVHTTEPSDGTDYTQGRIEIGGDTSFEEAGTVYFLIKVGSWDGNLGSGVTIDDAQLVELN